In the genome of Hydractinia symbiolongicarpus strain clone_291-10 chromosome 5, HSymV2.1, whole genome shotgun sequence, one region contains:
- the LOC130646041 gene encoding tropomyosin-like has product MSGKTMLSGVGGALFKSVSKFVDEKSDTSMFNIVKQNKELFYSSKYYKFQWEELLIQHNNLLAEMKLMERLLSERREMRMEKEENIHVTYENVFEEMRNEIGNLKKTAQTQREEMATLKENEKELNKRIEEKEMIIEKVPSEKLLALSRVQNDELAQKLKLNETKLQQAQEDLNEAKNNIEVLIGKAGDLKTENEKMSSELKNKDVLEEKAMTIQKEVDVLRKEIAEERLNCEFKIKNVKLEKDKEMEDLKYDIKVKQKVIEEQVKELKNLKYRLKDKSNMTKFLYEKVKQVDEIILQRNEWKIKNQMFEIRYNNLHQDYIELKKEKTVLEKKIKNHKMRHLKLVDSDKIKEIELELEYMRKEKEKMKMKMKKYQSLKSKYKKLKEDHVEMSSAMAKFKKKLKKKEEENNKNSERALKKIRDDLCQEKAKNSALKEELLKIKKMKR; this is encoded by the coding sequence ATGTCGGGAAAAACTATGTTGTCAGGAGTTGgaggcgctttatttaaaagcgtGTCGAAGTTTGTTGACGAAAAATCAGACACCAGTATGTTTAACATcgtcaaacaaaacaaagaactgTTTTACTCGTCAAAGTACTACAAATTTCAGTGGGAAGAGTTATTGATACAACATAATAATCTTTTAGCTGAAATGAAACTGATGGAGAGGTTACTGAGTGAGAGAAGAGAGATGAGGatggaaaaagaagaaaatatacaTGTTACGTACGAGAATGTTTTTGAAGAAATGAGGAATGAGATTggaaatttaaagaaaacagCACAAACACAAAGAGAAGAGATGGCAACATTGAAAGAGAATGAAAAGGAATTGAACAAAAGGATTGAGGAGAAGGAGATGATCATTGAGAAGGTACCAAGTGAAAAATTACTGGCTCTTAGTCGTGTACAGAATGATGAACTTGCACAGAAATTGAAGCTGAACGAAACAAAGTTACAGCAGGCGCAAGAAGATTTAAATGAAGCGAAAAATAACATTGAAGTTCTTATAGGCAAAGCTGGAGATTTGAAGactgaaaatgaaaaaatgtcaTCTGAGTTAAAGAATAAAGATGTTCTTGAAGAAAAGGCAATGACCATACAAAAAGAAGTTGATGTCTTGAGGAAGGAGATTGCTGAAGAAAGGTTAAACTGTGAATTCaagattaaaaatgtaaaattagaAAAGGATAAAGAGATGGAGGATTTAAAGTATGATATAAAAGTAAAACAGAAAGTGATTGAAGAACAAGTCAAAGAATTGAAGAATCTAAAATACAGATTGAAAGACAAAAGTAACATGACGAAGTTCTTGTATGAGAAGGTAAAGCAAGTGGACGAAATCATTTTACAAAGAAACGAATGGAAAATAAAGAACCAAATGTTTGAAATCAGATATAATAACCTTCATCAGGATTACATTGAGTTGAAGAAAGAAAAGActgttttggaaaaaaaaattaagaatcaCAAAATGCGTCACTTGAAACTGGTTGATTCTGATAAGATCAAGGAAATAGAACTAGAACTCGAATATATGCGAAAGGAAAAGGAAaagatgaagatgaagatgaagaaatATCAGTCTCTTAAGTCTAAGTATAAAAAACTGAAAGAAGATCATGTCGAAATGTCAAGTGCGATGGCGAAGTTTAAGAAGAAGTTAAAAAAGAAGgaagaagaaaataacaaaaattctgAAAGAGCATTGAAGAAGATACGTGATGATTTGTGTCAGGAAAAAGCTAAAAATTCAGCTTTAAAAGAAGAGTTGTTgaagataaagaaaatgaaaaggtAA